The following proteins are co-located in the Besnoitia besnoiti strain Bb-Ger1 chromosome Unknown contig00007, whole genome shotgun sequence genome:
- a CDS encoding uncharacterized protein (encoded by transcript BESB_074330), whose translation MTAGKEAAGLYKVRLTEKLIRSLRVSLTVDCVAACRGAEASASSGSSADARLRGEEKDASSGRWRVSSVDWSQDGSTVVLALSPREREGARWEADAGGASGSAALREAERISDGRKAKLLFFSTQTGSLTHIRETEWRSIDAVRFVQGGARKCLVATSDGAYAVVLWALDENVLPIRYSLPAPVVPHTGVDVHPTSDLFLASCIDGTVLLFHLEKAQALGHVRGSSSCPVAAFDCEGLVYACSLGNRKIHLFGCDDDAIEKEPAGQFSSFDLSPFLAPGSHITSLAFGPDEKTLLVCSNRGQVLLIDAFDGNKIHEYHPAQSSQSLPLFPSSHLSSRSSLPSSRPCPPAYTPDGKFLLWGSSAAGGALCVWKAIQSPAEAGVQVPPAHAGRGAERKKSGDPLLVARLRTGVSSQDGEAPGGENAQTCDFVLCSRVHALMITVTGERLSFWQPPVV comes from the exons ATGACAGCAGGAAAGGAGGCTGCGGGCCTCTACAAAGTCCGGCTCACGGAGAAGCTCATTAGAAG CCTACGCGTCTCGCTCACGGTCGACTGCGTggcggcctgccgcggcgcggaggcgagcgcctcgtcgggctcctccgcggacgcgaggcttcgcggcgaggagaaagacgcaTCCAGCGGCCGCTGGCGAGTGTCTAGCGTCGACTGGTCTCAGGACGGCTCAACAGTCGTTCtggcgctctctccgcgcgagcgagagggcgcgcgctgggaggcagacgccggcggagccagCGGGagtgcggcgcttcgcgaaGCGGAACGCATCAGCGACGGCCGCAAGGCGaagctcctcttcttcagcacGCAGACTGGCAG CTTGACACACATTAGAGAAACAGAGTGGCGCTCCATCGACGCGGTGCGATTCGTgcaaggaggcgcgcggaaatGTCTCGTCGCGACAAGCGACGGCGCAT ACGCAGTGGTTCTGTGGGCGCTGGACGAGAACGTGCTTCCCATCCGGTActccctccccgcccc AGTCGTGCCGCACACAGGTGTCGACGTGCATCCGACGAGCGACCTCTTTCTTGCGTCCTGCATCGACGGCACCGTCCTGCTTTTCCATCTCGAGAAGGCTCAAGCGCTG GGACATGTGCGTGGCTCGAGCTCGTGTCCCGTCGCCGCGTTCGACTGCGAGGGCCTCGTGTACGCTTGTTCTCTGGGTAATAGAAAAATCCACCTCTTTGGCTGCGACGACGATGCGATTGAGAAGGAGCCG GCTGGGCAGTTCAGCAGCTTCGACCTCTCTCCCTTCCTGGCCCCTGGATCTCATATCACC TCCCTCGCGTTCGGCCCAGACGAGAAGACGCTTCTCGTGTGCAGCAATCGCGGTCAGGTGCTGCTCATCGACGCCTTCGACGGCAACAAA ATTCACGAATACCATCCGGCTCAGTCCTCGCAGTCGCTGCCTCTGTTTCCGTCGTCGCatctctcttcgcgctcgtcgctgccctcgtcGAGGCCCTGTCCGCCGGCGTACACGCCCGACGGCAAGTTCCTTCTCTGGGGCAGTtcggctgctggcggcgcgctctgcgtTTGGAAGGCGATTCAGAGCCCGGCCGAAGCGGGTGTCCAGGTCCCCCCCGCTCacgcggggcgcggcgcggagaggaagaagagcggcgacCCGCTGCTTGTGGCGAGACTCCGAACCGGGGTCTCGAGTCAAGACGGAGAGGCTCCAGGCGGGGAGAACGCGCAGACGTGCGACTTtgtcctctgcagccgcgtccACGCACTCATGATTACAG TCACGGGTGAGCGGCTATCCTTCTGGCAGCCTCCAGTTGTTTGA
- a CDS encoding uncharacterized protein (encoded by transcript BESB_074320): protein MSPSACRATCLLPAASSENFGFSRGWRDFPVGIDAPLSMSSARSFGAPFEAEACRRKDGGAEAGASPFTSSARSRSQQAHDWNDPRASPWVSSRGGEVEAREAAERRLARLSSRSSLGGGSEDKLPADSSPSLREDGHEYEWRAARRLETGLAGGPAGLAARVRSRGLHEPLSSPEALEGRDHEGGSSAMARPVAASERDTRRNLLKEGNVAHFMLQEICDLAKDCKRDLDDLVAPSDTQGRPASPPLQHQISSGFHVRTTRRRGTTSLTTSSVSPLNSASDFSLDFPSTGGTEKQIKQLLAFLTQELLPTVDRAKAEADTLRRSNANLAEKLKRSEKLNQHQTEQMDDLQEEWRRTESQSRHHLTEAMEKLRAENFHLKAQLDLSEKHLEDERKEKSTLEQKLVFLERKTKERTDTQGSARAAEILGELDSARREVKRLTTLTSQKDSMIEDLKEALRATREENSTMSARSLPRSSCGSMAFDLPIEGGEGLSRPSPLAADLAQQVRLRIVRRVPALGGGAALSERLGRRRELDRARRNSIDFARKPGLHQASLARELLEEQSRAQAERAGGEGPEDARSRARPDDCASEEDASSTQPAKREGWKSALTRAGESAGGGESAAKRSLGRSPREAQAGTERRTEVLQHELEELRKNHAQILDRNEVLKKYNDTLEKHFQAELLHYVKKEDLERAERACEKAREREETLAQRYEAAQMEREDTRSRREDVAAKLAATKHEKETLERERDKEIETLREDQKRLERQREAERNQAEARREELMSRINALQREKDALEAEKEDAARFAEEDACKRREESRQREAALEEEKASLRQRLEGSERKQEDLEKQLTNVKGLLRSSEAEAASLRAAADNKTGQLASRLAELEGRLGTVEAHRERLARLLEETKREKDDLENRLSRLQSSATEEKTTLKGDLEKAEQKKRELERDRRERDEELAARDADLASLRKTLERLTASFEAEREEVKRLQDAKDAELQEWRGRYESVAAQLEKLRGENALQQEVFSHVGTQLASVKAKQETLDEEAASIRAQLEQAREEKAELLQTVAALQASRDSQQATVDEAKKSLESVAKLAVDLEANRNEIQTRLAAASKETSVLKRTCAMLKEEVFTTRQKREKDLEAFKALLKKKNDERKKQVRQMLEVNENLGLRKEETEQRLVEQLQDARNDISALVSRLFRPPYGRRGSQLSLPAPPQHLSTFAAATWQTYEAKADSMSSLPEGSPSLKSARKTHRPVDMYRPVALSIQNLVHHPSREKRPIWGLSSDSVGEDESDLLDFFPDLVSKIRSKLFRDRDAPPPGSYRQRPPLPPADSCSSDSEGEEPVTSRDSSPGRRRLSSVSSSSSSSSHEERSAFLTPSDVHKHRHLRSIKVGTRSGQTSPLLAMWEPSIDNTADGDSARADALKQHSSGRAEPDFISPEPTPADGGPAIRVTPGGDAETRASRLRGRVWGAAEDAREEGQELQEGAGWRRDSAEERRSEDQRREHTEDEKDENHDAHGETEGSSETYARRLASRLFTTRRSKRPVGLMNYIDVESRTFHTPRRK from the exons ATGAGCCCGTCCGCCTGCCGTGCAACCTGCCTCCTTCCCGCCGCTTCATCTGAGAACTTTGGCTTTTCGCGTGGCTGGCGCGACTTTCCGGTGGGAATCGACGCTCCCCTCTCCATGAGCTCCGCTCGCTCGTTCGGGGCGCCGTTTGAGGCCGAGGCATGCCGGAGGAaagacggcggcgctgaggcgggcgcgagcccTTTCACCTCCTCAGCGCGAAGCCGCTCGCAACAGGCGCACGACTGGAATGACCCGCGGGCGAGCCCGTGGGTCTcgtcgcgcggaggcgaggtgGAAGCGAGGGAAGCGGCGGAAAGAAGGCTTGCTAGACTCAGCTCCCGCAGCTCCCTcggcggagggagcgagGACAAGCTGCCGGCGGactcctctccgtctctgcGAGAAGACGGCCACGAGTATGagtggagagcggcgaggaggttGGAGACCGGTCTAGCCGGCgggcccgcgggcctcgcggcccGGGTGCGATCCCGGGGGCTCCACGAGCCTCTGTCCTCCCCAGAGGCCCTCGAGGGGCGTGACCATGAAGGCGGTAGCTCAGCGATGGCGCGGCCGGTGGCGGCATCCGAGCGAGACACGAGAAGGAACCTGCTCAAGGAAGGCAACGTGGCGCACTTCATGCTCCAAGAGATCTGCGACCTCGCGAAGGACTGCAAGCGAGATCTCGATGACCTCGTAGCCCCCTCCGACACACAGGGgaggcctgcgtctcctccacTGCAGCACCAGATCTCGAGCGGGTTCCATGTCCGGACGACCCGCCGGAGAGGCACAACCTCCTTGACGA CCTCTTCGGTTTCGCCGCTGAACTCGGCGTCTGATTTCAGTCTAGATTTCCCGTCCACTGGCGGCACGGAGAAGCAGATCAAGCAGCTCCTCGCATTTCTCACTCAAGAGCTCCTTCCGACCGTCGATCGGGCGAAGGCCGAG GCGGACACGCTGCGCAGGAGCAACGCCAACCTCGCGGAGAAGCTGAAGAGATCCGAGAAGCTCAATCAGCACCAG ACCGAGCAGATGGACGACTTGCAGGAGGAATGGCGGAGAACCGAGTCGCAGAGTCGCCACCATCTGACGGAGGCCATGGAGAAGCTCAGAGCTGAGAATTTT CATCTGAAGGCGCAGTTGGATCTGTCAGAAAAACACTTAGAGGACGAGCGGAAGGAAAAATCGACGCTGGAGCAGAAGCTCGTGTTTctcgagaggaagacgaaagagAGGACAGACACGCAAGG gtcggcgcgggcggcggaaaTACTCGGCGAGCTCGacagcgcgcgacgcgaa GTCAAGCGTCTAACCACGTTGACTAGCCAGAAAGACTCGATGATTGAAGACCTGAAggaagcgctgcgcgccaCGCGGGAAGAAAACTCGACGATGTCAGCCCGCAGTCTCCCcaggagcagctgcggcagcatgGCCTTCGACCTCCCCATA gaaggcggcgagggcctTTCGCGGCCGTCTCCGTTGGCGGCTGACTTGGCGCAGCAGGTGCGCCTGCGGATCGTGAGGCGGGTCCCGGctctcggcggaggcgccgcgctgagCGAGCGCCTAGGGCGTCGGCGAGAGCTcgaccgcgcgcgcaggaacTCGATCGACTTCGCGCGCAAGCCCGGGCTCCACCAGGCGTCGCTGGCCAGGGAGCTTCTCGAGGAGCAGtcgagggcgcaggcggaacgcgccggcggcgaggggccggaggacgcgcgtTCTAGGGCGCGTCCGGACGActgcgcgagcgaagaggacgcctcAAGCACTCAGCCAGCGAAGCGCGAAGGGTGGAAGTCCGCTCTgactcgcgcgggcgagtctgcgggaggaggcgagagtgCGGCAAAAAGGTCTCtgggccgctcgccgcgcgaagcgcaAGCAGGCACAGAGCGGCGGACGGAGGTGCTTCAGCATGAGCTCGAAGAGCTCAGAAAGAACCACGCGCAGATTCTGGATCGCAATGAAGTCCTGAAAAAGTACAACGACACCCTGGAGAAACACTTCCAGGCGGAGCTCCTGCACTACGTCAAGAAGGAAGATCTAGAGCGAGCCGAGCGGGcctgcgagaaggcgagggagcgcgaggagacgctcgcgcagcggtATGAAGCTGCCCagatggagagagaagacacgcgcagccgccgggaAGACGTGGCGGCGAAGCTGGCGGCCACGAAGCACGAGAAGGAGACACTCGAGCGCGAAAGAGACAAAGAGATTGAAACACTCAGGGAGGACCAGAAACGActggagaggcagcgagaggcagaaCGCAAccaggcggaggcccgccgcgaggagctcATGTCGCGAATCAACGCCctccagagagagaaggacgcgctggaagcagaaaaagaggacGCGGCCCGGTTCGCAGAGGAAGATGCATGCAAACGGCGAGAAGAGTCCCGCCAGAGGGAAGCCGCTctcgaggaggagaaggcgtcgctgcgccagcgcctggAAGGCTCGGAGCGAAAGCAAGAAGACCTTGAGAAGCAACTGACAAATGTGAAAGGTCTTCTGCGTAGCTCcgaagcggaggccgcgtccctgcgagctgctgcggacAACAAAACGGGGCAGCTGGCGAGCAGACTCGCAGAGCTCGAGGGCCGACTGGGAACGGTGGAggcgcacagagagaggctTGCGCGCCTGCTagaggaaacgaagagagaaaaggatgACCTCGAAAACCGTCTGAGCCGTCTGCAGTCCTCGGCAACggaggagaaaacgacaCTCAAGGGAGACCTGGAAAAGGccgagcagaagaagagagagctgGAAAGAGAtcgacgcgagcgagacgaagagctTGCAGCACGGGATGCCGACCTGGCGAGTTTGCGGAAGACGCTGGAGAGACTGACAGCGAGCTTCGAGgcggagcgcgaagaagtcAAGAGACTGCAGGACGCGAAGGACGCAGAGCTCCAAGAGTGGAGAGGCCGCTACGAGAGCGTGGCAGCCCAGCTCGAAAAGCTTCGCGGAGAAAATGCCCTTCAGCAAGAGGTCTTTTCGCACGTCGGCACGCAGTTGGCGTCGGTCAAAGCCAAGCAGGAAACGCTGGATGAAGAGGCGGCCTCTATTCGCGCCCAGCTGGAGcaagcgcgcgaagagaaagcggagctcctgcagacggtcgcggcgctgcaggcgagtcGCGACAGCCAGCAGGCCACCGTagacgaggcgaagaaaagtCTCGAGAGCGTGGCGAAATTGGCTGTGGACTTGGAGGCGAACCGAAACGAAATTCAgacgcggctcgctgccgcctccaaAGAGACCTCTGTCCTCAAGCGCACCTGCGCCATGCTCAAAGAAGAAGTCTTCACCACGAGgcagaaacgcgaaaaagacCTCGAGGCCTTCAAAGCCCTCCTGAAG AAAAAGAATGACGAGAGGAAAAAGCAAGTGCGACAGATGCTCGAAGTGAATGAGAATCTTGGACTCCGAAAG GAGGAAACGGAGCAACGCCTCGTTGAGCAGCTCCAAGACGCTCGGAATGACATCAGCGCCCTCGTGTCTCGCCTCTTCCGGCCCCCGTacgggaggcgcggctcgcagctctcgcttcccgcgcctccgcagcaccTCTCGacgttcgccgccgc AACATGGCAGACATATGAAGCCAAGGCCGACTCCATGTCGTCGCTGCCGGAGGGGAGTCCGTCTCTCAAGtctgcgcggaagacgcaccGCCCCGTGGATATGTACAG GCCAGTCGCTCTCTCTATTCAGAATTTGGTGCATCATCcgtcgagagagaagcgaccCATTTGGGGGCTGTCTTCGGACTCGGTGGGGGAAGACGAATCAGACTTGCTGGATTTCTTCCCCGACTTAGTTTCAAAGATCCGGAGCAAACTGTTCAGAGACCGGGACGCACCTCCCCCAGGCAGCTACCGCCAGCGCCCGCCACTGCCGCCCGCGGACTCGTGTtccagcgacagcgagggagaggagccgGTGACATCGCGCGACTCATCACCAGGGCGACGTCGCTTGAGCAGCGTGAGCAGCTCGAGCAGCTCAAGCAGCCATGAGGAGCGGAGTGCGTTTCTGACTCCCTCGGATGTGCACAAGCATCGCCATCTGCGCTCCATCAAAGTGGGCACGAGATCTGGTCAAACCTCCCCGTTGCTGGCTATGTGGGAACCTAGCATCGACAAcaccgcggacggcgactcTGCTCGAGCCGACGCGCTGAAACAACATTCAAGCGGGCGTGCAGAACCGGATTTCATCTCCCCGGAGCCGACtccggcggacggcggcccTGCGATTCGCGTCACGCCTGGCGGcgatgcagagacacgcgcctcgcggctgagAGGCAGAGTctggggcgccgccgaagatGCGCGTGAAGAAGGCCAGGAGCTACAAGAGGGGGCAGGTTGGCGGCGCGACTccgccgaggagaggcgTTCTGAAGACCAAAGAAGAGAGCAcacagaagacgagaaggacgAAAATCACGACGCACATGGCGAGACGGAGGGGAGCAGCGAAACGTACGCCCGGCGTCTGGCATCGCGACTCTTCACAACACGTCGGAGTAAACGACCTGTTGGGTTGATGAATTACATAGACGTGGAGAGCCGGACGTTCCACACTCCGCGGCGCAAGTAA